Proteins found in one Cyanobacteria bacterium GSL.Bin1 genomic segment:
- a CDS encoding acyl-protein synthetase codes for MRSIEQLTEELLSLPSEARALLADKLVESLEFDTDSAIQAVWVTEAKRRRDEVRDGSVESIPGEDALAQVRRLIEP; via the coding sequence ATGCGGTCAATCGAGCAACTGACTGAGGAATTATTGTCTCTGCCTAGTGAAGCGAGAGCACTTCTCGCAGATAAGTTGGTAGAAAGCTTAGAGTTCGATACCGACTCAGCAATTCAGGCAGTTTGGGTAACTGAAGCCAAGCGCCGACGAGATGAGGTGCGAGATGGTTCTGTTGAGTCAATCCCTGGTGAAGACGCTCTAGCTCAGGTCAGACGACTGATTGAGCCATGA
- a CDS encoding type II toxin-antitoxin system RelE/ParE family toxin produces the protein MRYVFHPEALSEYAEAVQYYIEQRVEVAQAFINAIEDTVYRIREAPTRYAAIDKDVRRCMARRFPYGILYTIEQDYILILAVMHCSREPGYWKSRQ, from the coding sequence ATGAGGTACGTCTTTCATCCTGAAGCACTGAGTGAGTACGCTGAAGCAGTTCAATACTACATAGAGCAGAGGGTTGAGGTTGCTCAAGCATTCATAAACGCGATCGAGGATACAGTCTATCGGATCAGGGAAGCCCCAACCCGCTATGCTGCCATTGATAAAGACGTTCGGCGGTGTATGGCACGTAGGTTTCCTTATGGTATTCTCTATACAATTGAACAAGACTACATTTTGATTTTGGCAGTCATGCATTGCAGTCGTGAGCCTGGTTACTGGAAAAGCCGCCAGTAG
- a CDS encoding Uma2 family endonuclease — protein MALAIDQLTPQKSLSFDEFLVQYGGDNRYELIDGEVFDLEPTGQHEEVTAFITAKICVQVEGTGLPWLVLQRGLLRPSNAAMTAFRPDVAVVDQDELIQEPFWSDQSILTLGSSIKFVAEVVSSNWQNDYARKVEDYAALGIPEYWIADYAGLGGTRQIGKPKQPTLSICSLVDEEYEIQQLRGCEIIVSPTFLELRLTAEQVLRANR, from the coding sequence ATGGCTCTCGCGATCGACCAGCTAACCCCACAAAAGTCGCTCAGCTTTGACGAGTTCCTTGTCCAGTATGGTGGGGATAACCGCTATGAACTGATTGATGGAGAGGTGTTCGACTTGGAACCAACAGGTCAGCATGAAGAAGTTACCGCTTTCATCACCGCAAAAATCTGTGTCCAGGTCGAGGGAACAGGCTTACCTTGGTTGGTGCTTCAGCGAGGATTATTGCGCCCTTCTAATGCTGCGATGACAGCGTTTCGACCTGATGTTGCCGTTGTCGATCAAGATGAATTGATTCAAGAACCGTTTTGGTCTGACCAGTCAATTCTAACTCTAGGCAGTTCGATTAAATTTGTGGCGGAAGTTGTGAGTAGCAACTGGCAAAATGATTATGCTCGTAAGGTCGAGGACTACGCAGCTTTAGGGATCCCAGAATATTGGATTGCTGACTACGCGGGATTGGGGGGGACTCGACAGATTGGGAAGCCCAAACAGCCCACCCTTTCCATCTGTTCGCTAGTGGATGAAGAGTATGAAATTCAGCAGCTTCGAGGCTGTGAAATTATCGTCTCTCCAACTTTCCTAGAGTTGAGACTAACGGCTGAACAAGTTTTGAGGGCTAATAGATAG